The proteins below come from a single Rhinoraja longicauda isolate Sanriku21f chromosome 5, sRhiLon1.1, whole genome shotgun sequence genomic window:
- the slc35b2 gene encoding adenosine 3'-phospho 5'-phosphosulfate transporter 1 isoform X2, translating to MTRTYGKTDTDPGVKFRDSQFLVFMNRILAVTVAALCCALTKQPRHGAPMYKYSFASLSNILSSWCQYEALKFISFPTQVLAKASKVIPVMLMGKLVSFKSYEYWEYLTAVLISVGVSVFLLSSGQDYRPSTVTTFSGVVILAGYILFDSFTSNWQDALFAYKMSPLQMMFGVNLFSCLFTVGSLLEQGALSQSLAFMAEHPEFGLHATLLSVCSACGQLFIFYTIRHFGAAAFTIIMTLRQALAILLSCLLYGHAITPLGVLGIGTVFLALFLRVYARTRVRAKKRPVQGEPAVQRV from the coding sequence ATGACCCGCACGTACGGGAAGACCGACACGGACCCCGGCGTGAAGTTCCGCGACTCCCAGTTCCTGGTCTTCATGAACCGCATCCTGGCGGTGACGGTGGCGGCCTTGTGCTGTGCCCTGACCAAGCAGCCGCGGCACGGCGCGCCCATGTACAAGTACTCCTTTGCCTCGCTCTCCAATATCCTCAGCAGCTGGTGCCAGTACGAGGCCCTCAAGTTCATCAGCTTCCCCACCCAGGTGCTGGCCAAGGCCTCCAAGGTCATCCCGGTCATGCTGATGGGCAAACTGGTGTCGTTCAAGAGCTACGAGTACTGGGAGTATCTGACGGCCGTGCTGATCTCAGTCGGGGTCAGCGTCTTCCTGCTGAGCAGTGGCCAGGACTACCGGCCCTCCACCGTCACCACCTTCTCTGGCGTGGTTATCCTGGCCGGCTACATCCTCTTCGACAGCTTCACCTCCAACTGGCAGGACGCGCTCTTCGCCTACAAGATGTCGCCCTTGCAGATGATGTTTGGCGTCAACCTCTTCTCCTGCCTCTTCACGGTGGGCTCGCTACTGGAGCAGGGGGCTCTCTCCCAGTCGCTGGCCTTCATGGCCGAGCACCCTGAGTTCGGCCTGCACGCCACCCTGCTGTCCGTGTGCTCCGCCTGCGGCCAGCTCTTCATCTTCTACACCATCCGGCATTTTGGGGCGGCCGCCTTCACCATCATCATGACGCTGCGCCAGGCGCTGGCCATCCTGCTGTCCTGCCTGCTCTACGGCCACGCCATCACCCCGCTGGGGGTACTGGGCATTGGCACCGTCTTCCTCGCCCTCTTCCTCCGCGTCTACGCTCGCACCCGCGTCCGCGCCAAGAAGCGGCCGGTGCAGGGAGAGCCGGCCGTGCAGAGGGTGTAG